GGTCCTGCGGAGCTCTTCAAAAACAGGGGTCTATCTGCCCGCTCGATAAGGCTTCGCGGCGCAATGAAGCCACGCGATTTTCCGGGCCACGTTGCAGAATCAGTAGAAAGGGTGGGGGCCATCAAACTTTCCCACTGGGATAAAGTGGGACAAAAAGCCGCTATTTCGCCACTCATGCAGCATGAAAGCGCCCGGTTCCTTGGTCAGGCTGTTGGCTGCTTCTGGTCGCAAATCCATCGTCACCGCGTGTGAGGTGCCCGGAGCGGTTTGACAAATATGATTCGAAAAGAGGCTCGTTGTGGCGCGATGGACGTGGCCGCAAATGATCTGCAGATCGCCATCATAGTTGGCGATCACTTCGGATAGGGCATCGTGATTGAGA
This window of the uncultured Cohaesibacter sp. genome carries:
- a CDS encoding phosphodiesterase, whose translation is NRDQMRSAFGDTDWMPAKGPIQWQLELEDFTVIGLDSHVPGAAHGMLDAQSLAFLRDALTEAAGRPVLIGLHHPAILTGLHVMDQQNLLNHDALSEVIANYDGDLQIICGHVHRATTSLFSNHICQTAPGTSHAVTMDLRPEAANSLTKEPGAFMLHEWRNSGFLSHFIPVGKFDGPHPFY